From Nicotiana tabacum cultivar K326 chromosome 20, ASM71507v2, whole genome shotgun sequence, one genomic window encodes:
- the LOC107777088 gene encoding transcription factor bHLH47: protein MGAENPTSSAENGGIAVETSPNGSPSCKKIQKKVPKRVHKAEREKLKREHLNELFLDLANALELSEQTNGKASILNETARFVKDMISQIKHLKRENIALLSESQYLSMEKKELQDDNSALEAQIGKLDGEVKEKVAETNLDLNLSLPETQLPQLASQVPDNFLRLPGPEHPFQQMQMMNPLYVVPLNSTPQAYPQPDTAKPAAMPTYCVKKPQARYPTPADVWPSQILEKRP, encoded by the exons ATGGGTGCTGAAAATCCTACTTCATCAGCTGAAAATGGTGGCATCGCTGTGGAGACATCACCTAATGG CTCTCCTTCCTGCAAGAAGATTCAGAAGAAAGTTCCAAAAAGAGTTCACAAGGCCGAGCGAGAGAAACTGAAGCGTGAGCATTTGAATGAGCTTTTTCTCGATTTGGCCAATGCACTTG AACTATCTGAGCAAACAAATGGAAAAGCCTCCATATTGAATGAGACTGCTCGTTTCGTAAAGGACATGATATCCCAGATCAAGCATCTAAAGAGAGAAAATATAGCCTTGCTGTCTGAATCTCAATAT CTTAGTATGGAGAAAAAGGAGCTACAGGATGACAACTCCGCTCTGGAGGCTCAAATTGGCAAATTAGATGGTGAAGTCAAAGAAAAGGTAGCTGAGACTAATCTTGACCTAAATCTGAGTCTTCCTGAAACTCAGCTACCACAGTTAGCCTCACAAGTTCCAGATAACTTTCTCCGATTGCCTGGTCCAGAGCATCCGTTCCAGCAGATGCAAATGATGAACCCTCTTTATGTCGTTCCCTTGAATTCTACTCCTCAAGCTTATCCGCAGCCTGATACTGCAAAGCCCGCAGCTATGCCCACATATTGTGTGAAGAAACCACAGGCCAGATATCCAACTCCAGCTGATGTATGGCCATCCCAAATTCTTGAAAAGCGACCTTAA